A genomic segment from Luteolibacter ambystomatis encodes:
- a CDS encoding sigma-70 family RNA polymerase sigma factor has protein sequence MSQEPHPTALDRSREGDLDAFGELVRQHEGWVRGYLRTRIRDWAAADDLAQDVFVTAFRRIRDYRGEAPFEAWLRGIAMNHMRNFIRKRREDCIGGSEELQALMDADSHAVESSGPALDALRECLHRIDGPARELLDGRYVQGKSVRELADEAGRGYSALTMQLHRMREALADCVKKKLELSGI, from the coding sequence ATGTCGCAGGAACCCCACCCCACCGCCTTGGATCGCAGCCGCGAAGGTGATCTTGATGCCTTCGGCGAACTGGTGCGCCAGCATGAGGGCTGGGTGCGCGGCTACCTGCGGACGCGCATCCGCGACTGGGCGGCGGCGGATGATCTCGCTCAGGATGTGTTCGTTACCGCCTTCCGCCGGATCCGCGATTATCGCGGCGAGGCCCCCTTCGAGGCTTGGTTGCGTGGCATCGCGATGAACCACATGCGGAACTTCATCCGCAAGCGCCGCGAGGACTGCATCGGCGGTAGCGAGGAACTCCAGGCGCTCATGGACGCCGACTCACACGCAGTGGAAAGCAGCGGCCCCGCTCTCGATGCCCTGCGCGAATGCCTTCACCGCATCGATGGTCCGGCCCGCGAGCTGCTGGACGGTCGCTACGTGCAGGGCAAGAGCGTCCGTGAACTGGCGGATGAGGCAGGGCGCGGCTATTCCGCGCTCACCATGCAGCTCCACCGCATGCGCGAGGCGCTGGCGGACTGCGTGAAAAAGAAACTGGAGCTTTCAGGCATATGA
- the rpoD gene encoding RNA polymerase sigma factor RpoD: MAKKTAPSKKPAAKAKAPAPAKSKPAAKKPAPKAPAKPAPKAAPKAPAKPAPKAAPKAAPKAPAKPAPKAAPKAPAKPAPKAAPKAKAAPAKAPTKEVKKPAPAKAPSKPEPKAAAKAPAKPEPKAAAKPVSKSSAKPESKATKGAADAPAAEKPVSTQSESSKRRIDTPEIQEKIRELIKLAKEQEYLTYDDINEILPNDLVDPEDVEAIMERLRNMEFDIIDASEVDRYKDKKRDDSDNDEEDVKADQKLDILDDPVRMYLKQMGQVPLLTREQEVEISKRIEDAEIEVAKQLHLFGFTAECYLELADKLNKGKERFDRVILDKKIESRERYMKILPKQCDQLKQLHEENDEIFRQLSAKNPRGKKKLDDDFAKNLQTLHRLYTRFYFKQKVTEDFCELVEEYQQLFWKYNRKLQVDPEDKEFQTKLRELQQKVWHTAEDFDETNKRLRHWLKEALKAKTEMVEANLRLVISIAKKYTNRGLSFLDLIQEGNMGLMKAVEKFEYRRGYKFSTYATWWIRQAITRSIADQARTIRIPVHMIETINKLMRVQKQLVQEYGREPSPEEIAEEIHLPVERVRAVLKMAQQPISLQAPVGDSDDTSFGDFIEDKTADNPMEEAGFSMLKEKIKDVLDTLTEREREVLEQRFGLKDGYSRTLEEVGRQFQVTRERIRQIEAKALRKMRHPTRIRKLEGFIELPGA; encoded by the coding sequence CCCCGAAAGCCCCCGCCAAGCCCGCTCCGAAGGCGGCCCCGAAGGCCCCGGCCAAACCGGCACCCAAGGCGGCTCCGAAAGCCGCGCCAAAGGCTCCCGCGAAGCCCGCCCCGAAAGCCGCTCCCAAGGCTCCGGCCAAACCGGCACCCAAGGCGGCTCCGAAAGCCAAGGCTGCTCCCGCGAAGGCCCCCACCAAGGAAGTGAAGAAGCCCGCTCCGGCGAAGGCTCCCTCCAAGCCCGAGCCGAAGGCCGCTGCCAAAGCCCCGGCCAAACCGGAGCCGAAAGCCGCCGCCAAACCCGTTTCCAAGTCCTCCGCCAAGCCGGAATCGAAGGCCACCAAGGGCGCCGCCGACGCACCCGCCGCCGAGAAGCCGGTCTCCACGCAGTCCGAGAGCTCCAAGCGCCGCATCGACACTCCCGAGATCCAGGAAAAGATCCGCGAGCTCATCAAGCTGGCCAAGGAGCAGGAATACCTCACCTACGATGACATCAACGAAATCCTCCCGAACGACCTCGTCGATCCGGAGGATGTGGAGGCGATCATGGAGCGTCTCCGCAACATGGAGTTCGATATCATCGACGCCTCCGAGGTCGACCGCTACAAGGACAAGAAGCGCGATGACAGCGACAACGACGAGGAGGATGTAAAGGCCGACCAGAAGCTGGACATCCTCGATGACCCGGTCCGCATGTATCTCAAGCAGATGGGCCAGGTCCCGCTGCTGACCCGCGAGCAGGAAGTTGAAATCTCCAAGCGCATCGAAGACGCCGAAATTGAAGTCGCCAAGCAGCTCCACCTCTTCGGCTTCACCGCCGAGTGCTACCTGGAACTCGCCGACAAACTCAACAAGGGCAAGGAACGCTTCGACCGCGTGATCCTCGACAAGAAGATCGAGTCCCGCGAGCGCTACATGAAGATCCTGCCGAAGCAGTGCGACCAGCTCAAGCAGCTCCATGAGGAGAACGACGAGATCTTCCGCCAGCTCTCCGCCAAGAACCCGCGCGGCAAGAAGAAGCTGGACGATGATTTCGCCAAGAACCTCCAAACGCTCCACCGCCTCTACACCCGCTTCTACTTCAAGCAGAAGGTCACCGAGGACTTCTGCGAGCTTGTGGAGGAATACCAGCAGCTCTTCTGGAAGTACAACCGCAAGCTCCAGGTCGATCCGGAGGACAAGGAATTCCAGACCAAGCTCCGCGAGCTCCAGCAGAAGGTGTGGCACACCGCCGAGGACTTCGATGAGACCAACAAGCGCCTCCGCCACTGGCTGAAGGAAGCGCTCAAGGCGAAGACCGAGATGGTCGAGGCCAACCTGCGACTCGTCATTTCCATCGCGAAGAAATACACCAACCGCGGCCTCTCCTTCCTCGACCTGATCCAGGAAGGCAACATGGGCCTCATGAAAGCGGTGGAGAAATTCGAATACCGCCGCGGCTACAAGTTCTCGACCTACGCCACCTGGTGGATCCGCCAAGCCATCACCCGCTCCATCGCGGACCAGGCCCGCACGATCCGCATCCCGGTCCACATGATCGAGACGATCAACAAGCTGATGCGCGTGCAAAAGCAGTTGGTCCAGGAATACGGCCGCGAGCCTTCCCCGGAGGAAATCGCCGAGGAAATCCACCTTCCCGTCGAGCGTGTCCGCGCCGTGCTCAAGATGGCCCAGCAGCCGATCTCGCTGCAGGCCCCCGTCGGTGACTCGGACGACACCTCCTTCGGTGACTTCATCGAGGACAAGACCGCCGACAACCCGATGGAGGAAGCCGGCTTCTCGATGCTCAAGGAGAAGATCAAGGACGTCCTCGACACCCTCACCGAGCGCGAGCGCGAAGTGCTCGAGCAGCGCTTCGGCCTCAAGGACGGCTACAGCCGCACGCTTGAGGAAGTGGGCCGCCAGTTCCAGGTCACCCGCGAGCGTATCCGCCAGATCGAGGCCAAGGCCCTCCGCAAAATGCGCCACCCCACCCGTATCCGGAAGCTCGAAGGATTCATCGAGCTGCCGGGAGCGTAA
- a CDS encoding LamG-like jellyroll fold domain-containing protein, which translates to MNEHEDIIARMIEGDASPEEIARLTDAARIDPALRARMAEATALHGMLGIVMEDEFSRERRLQNILKAVKATEQDHFVEAVQDKVREGNRFRRIRRGIAIAAAVALCLTGWMFLAGKHRAVATVARVETVTWGKSVEFDAGSHLKSGQHLSFDSGLVELQIGKRGKMIVEGPADLEFAAADKSILHRGRVVMRVTPAGHGYRMETPGGAVVDLGTEFAVSVGDKGDTETHVLEGEVEAFPNGGGKVLLTRDKALRFAHGGESIPADLGEFYTAMPPTHSKTVNQVHWPLDTITDATTPAVSDGMPPGPKDFRLLSRGSFPPPYGSEGVFGRALRFDGNQAYAESDFRGIGGAAPRTVSFWVKVPKDFNPKEGFAIVSWGNFVPDHPGGVWQIAVNPLVEDGPIGRIRVGTHQGQIVGTRDLRDDNWHHVAAVLYGGSQPNVGTHVLVYLDGKLEPISRRALREISTDIDTATHGVWLGRDITNNAKSLAQDKRRFFRGDIDEVYIFDAALSQSDILRLKDGNVAPE; encoded by the coding sequence ATGAATGAGCACGAGGACATCATCGCCCGCATGATCGAGGGCGACGCCAGCCCGGAGGAAATCGCCCGCCTCACCGACGCCGCGCGCATCGATCCCGCTCTGCGCGCACGGATGGCGGAAGCGACAGCCCTTCACGGCATGCTAGGCATCGTGATGGAGGACGAGTTCTCGCGGGAGCGCCGCCTGCAAAACATCCTCAAGGCCGTGAAGGCCACGGAGCAGGACCATTTCGTGGAAGCGGTGCAGGACAAGGTCCGCGAGGGCAATCGGTTCCGGCGTATCCGCCGTGGCATCGCGATCGCCGCGGCGGTCGCCCTCTGCCTCACCGGCTGGATGTTCCTCGCGGGCAAACACCGTGCCGTCGCCACCGTGGCCCGCGTGGAAACCGTCACCTGGGGCAAAAGCGTGGAATTCGACGCCGGCAGCCACCTCAAATCCGGCCAGCATCTGTCCTTCGACTCCGGCCTCGTCGAGCTCCAGATCGGCAAGCGCGGCAAGATGATCGTGGAAGGTCCGGCCGATCTCGAATTCGCTGCTGCCGACAAATCGATCCTCCACCGGGGACGTGTGGTCATGCGTGTCACACCCGCGGGACACGGCTATCGCATGGAAACACCGGGCGGAGCGGTGGTCGATCTCGGCACCGAGTTCGCCGTTTCCGTGGGCGACAAGGGTGACACCGAAACCCACGTGTTGGAGGGCGAGGTGGAAGCCTTCCCCAATGGCGGAGGCAAGGTGCTGCTCACACGTGACAAGGCACTGCGTTTCGCCCATGGCGGCGAGAGCATCCCCGCGGATCTCGGCGAGTTCTACACCGCCATGCCGCCCACCCACAGCAAGACCGTGAATCAGGTCCACTGGCCGCTGGATACCATTACCGACGCCACTACTCCTGCGGTCAGCGATGGCATGCCGCCGGGGCCGAAAGACTTCCGCCTGCTGTCGCGCGGCAGCTTCCCCCCACCCTATGGCAGCGAAGGTGTCTTCGGACGGGCGCTGCGTTTCGATGGCAACCAAGCCTATGCGGAAAGCGATTTCCGTGGCATCGGCGGCGCCGCTCCCCGCACCGTGTCCTTCTGGGTGAAGGTGCCAAAGGACTTCAATCCCAAGGAAGGCTTCGCCATCGTCTCATGGGGGAATTTCGTTCCCGATCATCCCGGCGGCGTCTGGCAGATCGCCGTCAATCCGCTGGTGGAAGACGGCCCCATCGGCCGCATCCGCGTGGGCACCCATCAGGGCCAGATCGTTGGCACCCGCGACCTGCGCGATGACAACTGGCATCACGTCGCTGCGGTCCTCTACGGCGGCTCGCAGCCGAACGTGGGCACCCACGTGCTGGTCTATCTGGATGGCAAGCTGGAGCCGATCTCCCGCCGGGCCCTGCGCGAGATCAGCACCGACATCGACACCGCCACCCACGGCGTCTGGCTCGGCCGGGACATCACCAACAACGCCAAATCGCTCGCCCAGGACAAGCGCCGCTTCTTCCGCGGCGACATCGATGAAGTCTATATCTTCGATGCCGCCTTGTCCCAGTCCGACATCCTCAGGCTGAAGGACGGGAACGTGGCCCCGGAGTGA
- the xylA gene encoding xylose isomerase: MTWKPNPKYKFTFGLWTVGNVGRDPFGLPTRPDLSPAQICDLVGEAGAYGVNFHDNDLIPIDATAAETAEIKRDFTAALKRNKLKVPMATVNLFTEAVFKDGAFTSHDPAVRAYAVQKTFRAMDLGAEFGAKIFVLWGGREGAESDAHKDPYIAIQHTRQAFNLLAAYNIEKGYGYKFALEAKPNEPRGHIYNAVTGSYLAFIQTLEHPEMFGVNPEVAHEHMAGLNFVHQIAAALDAKKLFHIDLNDQEFGRYDQDFRFGSANLKHCFHLVKILEDYKYNAPRSFDCHAYRASDFEDLKWFASGNMRTYEILADKAQRWNTDKDIQALVKKITAGDEKIAKLLKSSSKASVKSIAEASFDRHELANKRLPYEQLDQLTMELLMGVR; encoded by the coding sequence ATGACCTGGAAACCGAATCCCAAGTACAAGTTCACCTTCGGCCTCTGGACCGTCGGCAATGTCGGCCGCGACCCCTTCGGTCTTCCGACCCGTCCGGACCTCTCCCCCGCCCAGATCTGCGATCTCGTGGGTGAAGCCGGTGCCTACGGCGTGAACTTCCACGACAACGACCTGATCCCGATCGACGCCACCGCCGCCGAGACCGCCGAGATCAAGCGTGACTTCACCGCCGCCCTGAAGCGCAACAAGCTCAAGGTGCCGATGGCCACCGTGAACCTCTTCACGGAAGCCGTGTTCAAGGACGGCGCCTTCACCAGCCACGATCCCGCCGTGCGCGCCTACGCCGTGCAGAAGACTTTCCGCGCGATGGACCTCGGTGCGGAGTTCGGCGCGAAGATCTTCGTGCTCTGGGGTGGCCGCGAAGGCGCCGAGTCGGACGCCCACAAGGATCCCTACATCGCCATCCAGCACACCCGCCAGGCCTTCAACCTCCTCGCCGCCTATAACATCGAGAAGGGCTACGGCTACAAGTTCGCCCTTGAGGCCAAGCCGAACGAACCCCGCGGCCACATCTACAACGCCGTCACCGGTTCCTACCTCGCCTTCATCCAGACGCTGGAGCATCCGGAAATGTTCGGCGTGAACCCGGAAGTGGCCCACGAACACATGGCCGGCCTCAACTTCGTCCACCAGATCGCCGCTGCGCTCGATGCGAAGAAGCTCTTCCACATCGACCTGAACGACCAGGAATTCGGCCGCTACGACCAGGACTTCCGCTTCGGCTCCGCGAACCTGAAGCACTGCTTCCACCTCGTGAAGATCCTCGAGGATTACAAATACAACGCGCCGCGTTCCTTCGACTGCCACGCCTACCGCGCCAGCGATTTCGAGGACCTGAAGTGGTTCGCCTCCGGCAACATGCGCACCTACGAAATCCTCGCCGACAAGGCCCAGCGCTGGAACACCGACAAGGACATCCAGGCACTGGTGAAGAAGATCACCGCCGGTGACGAGAAGATCGCGAAGCTCCTCAAGAGCAGCTCGAAGGCCAGCGTGAAGTCCATCGCGGAAGCGAGCTTCGACCGCCACGAACTCGCCAACAAGCGCCTGCCCTACGAGCAGCTCGACCAGCTCACCATGGAACTGCTGATGGGCGTCCGCTGA
- a CDS encoding heparin lyase I family protein has protein sequence MIAKTKSMEIGVMDGGRTVPGLWASVSMPAGIPLSTIMRSLLVLGLSMSGVMAQTESFVGYESGHQTDNNPYVGVKEPRPESTTASQNYARSGSWSLRSELNYGETTTDVGIRSECNQHGMPSSTGSWTSIIQRGVRRFYGFSVLLDPQPGNYEFDNTSEVIMQQKHPGGDALFQLLTDDGMFKCWTENHDGIRRRTNIAPYQRGIWYDFVFEHLPSYMGSGEMRLYYKKATDTTYIKCMEWVGPTLSMDRDCYWKWGMYKANWSSPTASTKRVIYHDNLKVGKTFVEADPSLVLPPGWSGKDIGSPTLGGFGRESSGTYILSGSGSGLDSTSDGFFFASQTLSGDGEIKARLVNMGTNGNPLAGVMVRETSATGSKYYFCGRNTAGTMHSKWRGSTGGSVSTTVVGTDATPVWVRITRVGDTLTAYKSTNGTTWSTISTHTVAMAGEISIGLVSTSRNANVTAEATFDNVSVVP, from the coding sequence ATGATTGCTAAAACCAAATCCATGGAAATCGGGGTGATGGATGGAGGTCGTACCGTGCCGGGTCTGTGGGCATCGGTGTCGATGCCTGCGGGAATCCCGCTTTCCACCATCATGCGGTCACTCCTTGTCCTGGGCCTGTCAATGTCCGGCGTGATGGCGCAGACCGAGTCCTTCGTCGGATATGAATCCGGCCACCAAACGGATAACAACCCGTACGTCGGAGTGAAGGAGCCGAGGCCCGAAAGCACGACGGCGAGCCAGAACTACGCCCGTTCGGGCTCCTGGTCCCTGAGGAGCGAATTGAACTATGGGGAAACCACGACCGATGTGGGCATCCGCTCCGAGTGCAACCAGCATGGGATGCCGAGCAGCACCGGGAGCTGGACCTCCATCATCCAGCGAGGGGTGCGGCGCTTCTATGGCTTCTCCGTTCTGTTGGACCCCCAGCCCGGCAACTACGAGTTCGACAATACCAGCGAGGTGATCATGCAGCAGAAGCATCCCGGGGGAGATGCCCTGTTCCAACTCCTGACCGATGACGGCATGTTCAAGTGCTGGACGGAGAATCACGATGGCATCCGCCGCCGGACGAATATCGCGCCCTACCAGCGGGGGATCTGGTACGACTTCGTGTTCGAACACCTCCCGTCCTACATGGGTAGCGGGGAAATGCGGCTTTATTACAAGAAGGCGACCGACACCACCTATATCAAGTGCATGGAGTGGGTTGGGCCCACCCTGTCCATGGACAGGGACTGCTATTGGAAGTGGGGCATGTACAAGGCCAACTGGTCTTCGCCAACCGCGAGCACCAAGCGGGTGATCTATCATGACAATCTCAAGGTCGGTAAGACCTTTGTGGAAGCGGATCCCTCCCTCGTGCTGCCTCCGGGTTGGAGTGGCAAGGACATTGGCTCTCCGACGTTGGGGGGATTCGGGAGGGAGAGCAGCGGCACCTACATCCTCAGCGGATCGGGCAGCGGATTGGATTCGACCAGCGATGGTTTCTTTTTCGCCTCCCAGACACTCAGCGGGGATGGCGAGATCAAAGCCCGGCTGGTGAACATGGGCACCAATGGCAACCCGCTGGCGGGGGTGATGGTGAGGGAAACCTCCGCTACGGGATCGAAGTACTATTTCTGCGGTCGCAACACGGCAGGAACCATGCATTCCAAGTGGCGCGGCAGCACCGGAGGCTCCGTGTCCACGACCGTTGTGGGAACGGATGCGACGCCGGTATGGGTCCGGATCACGCGCGTCGGGGACACGCTGACGGCCTATAAGAGCACGAATGGCACGACATGGTCCACGATCTCCACACACACGGTTGCGATGGCGGGTGAAATCTCCATCGGCCTGGTTTCCACCAGCCGCAATGCGAATGTGACGGCTGAGGCGACCTTCGACAACGTCTCCGTGGTGCCGTGA
- a CDS encoding xylulokinase has translation MPYALGFDSSTQSLSAVLLDLETNHVSHELGLPFGELTEYASPRGFLGNLPEGQVHADPRLWVAALDMLVQRMKDEGWPLHQVVAISGSGQQHGSVYLKAGFADRLAALDPAQPLTPQLEGIYSRATSPIWMDGSTSAECAEIAAALGGADIVCARSGSVAVERFTGPQIRAFSKRDPQGYADTARIHLVSSFLCSLLIGADAPIDTGDGAGMNLMNLAAEEWDTDLLNATAPDLASKLPPVSPASKPCGTVSPWFVKRFGFAPTCIVLPFSGDNPSSLVGMGAATPGRVVVSLGTSDTLFAAMTEPRTDPEGCGHVFGNPLGGYMTLACIRNGSLAREAFRDQLGADWSAFEAAGDAELPDTAFTIPFVADEITPKRHGGLIESEPALTTPQRVRAFLEGQAFNLLRQLEWMHLKPTELCLTGGASRNEGIARIFADVFGVPVSRLSVSNSAALGAAMRAAIASGTSTTDLVESLSHPDSSIQPKERGTAPRYGAWLASLKATA, from the coding sequence ATGCCCTACGCCCTCGGCTTCGACAGTTCCACCCAAAGCCTCTCCGCGGTCCTGCTGGATCTCGAAACGAACCACGTCTCCCACGAACTGGGTCTCCCCTTCGGAGAACTCACGGAGTACGCCTCGCCGCGCGGCTTTCTGGGAAACCTGCCGGAGGGACAAGTGCATGCCGACCCGCGCCTGTGGGTGGCCGCGCTCGATATGCTGGTGCAGCGCATGAAGGATGAAGGCTGGCCGCTGCATCAGGTGGTCGCCATCTCCGGCTCCGGCCAGCAGCACGGCAGTGTTTATCTCAAGGCGGGCTTCGCTGATCGCCTCGCCGCACTCGATCCCGCGCAACCGCTGACACCGCAGCTCGAAGGCATCTACTCGCGCGCGACTTCGCCGATCTGGATGGACGGCTCCACCTCCGCGGAGTGCGCGGAGATCGCCGCCGCGCTCGGCGGTGCGGACATCGTCTGCGCGCGCAGTGGATCCGTGGCCGTGGAGCGCTTCACCGGCCCGCAGATCCGCGCCTTCTCCAAGCGTGATCCGCAGGGCTACGCGGACACCGCGCGCATCCATCTCGTCAGCTCGTTTTTGTGCAGCCTGCTCATCGGCGCGGACGCACCCATCGATACCGGCGATGGCGCGGGCATGAATCTCATGAACCTCGCTGCCGAGGAATGGGACACGGATCTTCTCAACGCCACCGCGCCCGATCTCGCCTCGAAGCTCCCGCCCGTCAGCCCGGCCTCGAAGCCCTGCGGCACCGTCTCGCCGTGGTTCGTGAAGCGCTTCGGGTTTGCTCCTACGTGCATCGTACTTCCCTTCTCCGGTGACAATCCCAGCTCGCTGGTCGGCATGGGTGCCGCCACGCCGGGCCGCGTGGTCGTGAGCCTCGGCACCAGCGACACACTCTTCGCCGCCATGACCGAGCCGCGTACCGATCCCGAGGGCTGCGGCCATGTCTTTGGAAATCCTCTCGGCGGCTACATGACGCTCGCGTGCATCCGCAATGGATCGCTCGCGCGCGAAGCCTTCCGCGACCAGCTTGGCGCGGATTGGTCCGCATTTGAAGCAGCCGGTGACGCCGAACTCCCGGACACCGCCTTCACCATCCCTTTCGTGGCCGATGAGATCACGCCGAAGCGACACGGCGGCCTCATCGAATCCGAACCCGCCCTGACCACCCCGCAGCGCGTCCGCGCGTTTCTGGAAGGCCAGGCGTTCAACCTGCTGCGCCAGCTCGAATGGATGCACCTCAAGCCGACGGAACTCTGCCTCACCGGCGGAGCCTCGCGGAATGAAGGCATCGCCCGGATCTTCGCGGATGTTTTCGGCGTGCCGGTCAGCCGGCTTTCCGTGAGCAACTCCGCCGCCCTCGGCGCCGCCATGCGTGCAGCCATCGCTTCTGGCACATCTACTACGGATCTAGTGGAATCGCTCTCCCACCCGGATTCTTCCATCCAACCGAAAGAGCGCGGCACGGCACCACGTTACGGAGCCTGGCTGGCATCCCTGAAGGCCACGGCCTGA
- a CDS encoding PA14 domain-containing protein, whose product MKPSIRSVPPALGILTATAGLAALAGAQDGGQLYTTYCAACHGVNGEGAQNGQFPPLAGSPWPLGNPDRSIKILIAGLHGEVEVNGKTWNLEMPPQGAMLPDDQIAAILTYVRSSWGNKAPGVETSRVKTVRAATANRTTPWTAAELLKQHPLDVKPPVADLISYVYDGTWKKLPDFNTIKAAATEEEHNGIISIAKAGRKDHFGMVWEGVLDLPVDGDYEFYLAADDGMRLMLDGTPLGEVDGIGPIQGREKQAAGKFAKGPHKLRVEFFEFEGQEEIQIGWRKKGDKNWVWLTDRKAANKPKWPDIMIEPVAEKAAIYRNFIKGTTARGIGIGLPGGVNFAWSADHFAPELIWQGEFMNGGHHWTERGQGYEPPAGDHVVNLSKGEALPEGAKFLGYKLDPKGNPTFSMSIGKSRLLDSYKAGGSDTERTLVRTLSLTGEGSAVDVVITDTLPVQAISSTEFALGNLASVASGPPAPKPKNGKLVLTLATGQTATLLYRWK is encoded by the coding sequence ATGAAACCATCCATCCGCTCCGTGCCACCGGCACTGGGCATCCTCACCGCGACCGCCGGTCTCGCCGCCCTTGCAGGGGCGCAGGATGGCGGCCAGCTCTACACCACCTACTGCGCGGCTTGCCATGGCGTGAATGGCGAAGGCGCGCAGAACGGCCAGTTCCCGCCGCTCGCGGGATCGCCCTGGCCGCTCGGAAATCCGGACCGCTCCATCAAGATCCTCATCGCCGGTCTCCACGGCGAGGTCGAGGTGAACGGCAAGACCTGGAATCTCGAAATGCCGCCGCAGGGCGCGATGCTGCCGGACGATCAGATCGCCGCCATCCTCACCTACGTCCGCTCCTCATGGGGCAACAAGGCGCCCGGCGTGGAAACCTCGCGCGTGAAAACCGTGCGTGCCGCCACCGCCAACCGCACCACGCCATGGACCGCCGCGGAACTGCTCAAGCAGCATCCGCTGGATGTGAAGCCGCCCGTCGCGGATCTCATCTCCTACGTCTATGACGGCACATGGAAGAAGCTTCCGGACTTCAATACCATCAAGGCCGCCGCCACCGAGGAGGAACACAATGGCATCATCTCGATCGCCAAAGCCGGTCGAAAGGATCACTTCGGCATGGTCTGGGAAGGCGTGCTCGATCTGCCCGTGGATGGCGACTACGAGTTCTACCTCGCCGCCGATGATGGCATGCGCCTCATGCTCGATGGCACTCCGCTCGGCGAGGTCGATGGCATCGGCCCGATCCAGGGACGCGAGAAACAGGCCGCCGGAAAATTCGCCAAGGGCCCGCACAAGCTGCGCGTCGAGTTCTTCGAGTTCGAAGGCCAGGAGGAAATCCAGATCGGCTGGCGCAAGAAGGGCGACAAGAACTGGGTCTGGCTCACCGACCGCAAGGCTGCGAACAAGCCGAAGTGGCCGGACATCATGATCGAGCCCGTCGCCGAAAAGGCCGCGATCTACCGCAACTTCATCAAGGGCACCACCGCCCGCGGCATCGGCATCGGCCTGCCCGGCGGCGTCAATTTCGCTTGGAGCGCCGATCACTTCGCACCGGAACTGATCTGGCAGGGCGAGTTCATGAACGGCGGCCACCACTGGACCGAACGCGGCCAAGGCTACGAGCCTCCCGCAGGCGATCATGTCGTCAATCTTTCCAAAGGAGAAGCCCTCCCCGAAGGCGCGAAGTTCCTCGGCTACAAGCTCGATCCCAAGGGCAACCCGACCTTCTCCATGAGCATCGGCAAATCCCGCCTGCTCGATTCCTACAAGGCCGGTGGCTCTGATACCGAACGCACTCTGGTGCGCACGCTCTCGCTCACTGGCGAGGGCAGTGCCGTGGACGTGGTCATCACCGACACGCTGCCCGTACAGGCTATTTCTTCCACGGAATTCGCGCTCGGCAACCTCGCCTCCGTGGCCTCCGGCCCACCCGCACCGAAGCCGAAGAACGGCAAGCTGGTCCTCACCCTGGCCACCGGCCAAACCGCCACCCTCCTCTACCGCTGGAAATGA
- a CDS encoding AraC family transcriptional regulator, with the protein MSDRLINLTRVNHGRHGVDTVFGEAFYTPGGICGPRIQQDWQIVILLSGSGVSHVNGEVREFAPGQATLQVPGQHETVVYAAESPTHHTWVAVKPEAVPEDLSAALHAAPKVIQVSDSLSKIMDMVMAQPRYEGPLNTRWVDHMGLAALLSYLCVTESSSDLRQQSVVELAIRHMEQHLADAECLATAAMAASVTPQHLARRFQSEIGLPPSEWLWRLRLERASDFLLHSGLSVGEIAQRCGFKTIQHFSRRFHEQFGRSPARHRREAWNAPVKG; encoded by the coding sequence ATGTCCGACCGTCTGATCAACCTGACCCGCGTGAACCACGGCCGCCACGGCGTGGACACGGTCTTCGGCGAGGCTTTCTATACGCCCGGCGGCATCTGCGGACCACGCATCCAGCAGGACTGGCAGATCGTGATCCTGCTCAGTGGTTCCGGGGTTTCCCATGTGAATGGGGAGGTGCGGGAGTTCGCGCCGGGGCAGGCGACACTGCAGGTGCCGGGCCAGCATGAAACGGTGGTTTACGCGGCAGAGAGCCCGACGCACCACACCTGGGTGGCGGTGAAGCCGGAGGCGGTGCCGGAGGATTTATCCGCCGCGCTCCACGCCGCGCCGAAGGTGATCCAGGTGTCCGATTCGCTCTCGAAGATCATGGATATGGTGATGGCGCAGCCGCGTTACGAGGGGCCGCTCAACACGCGCTGGGTGGATCACATGGGGTTGGCGGCGCTTTTATCCTACTTGTGCGTCACGGAATCCTCGTCCGACCTGCGCCAGCAATCGGTGGTGGAGCTGGCGATCCGGCACATGGAGCAGCATCTGGCGGATGCGGAATGCCTGGCCACCGCGGCGATGGCGGCCTCGGTGACGCCGCAGCATCTGGCGCGGCGTTTTCAATCGGAGATCGGTCTGCCGCCTTCGGAATGGCTGTGGCGGCTGAGGTTGGAGAGGGCGTCGGATTTCCTGCTGCACAGCGGTCTGTCCGTGGGGGAGATCGCGCAGCGGTGCGGGTTCAAAACGATCCAGCATTTCTCGCGGCGGTTCCACGAGCAGTTCGGGAGATCGCCCGCACGGCATCGCAGGGAGGCGTGGAATGCGCCGGTGAAGGGGTGA